The genome window TCCGCGCGCTGCTCAACGTGATCGCGGGGAGGGATCAGGCGTGGCACGTGACGGGCGCGCGGCGGGCGAACTCGCCGTTCAACTTCATCATTCCGCAGGTGCTCTTCTGCGTCTTCCTCGCGCTGACCTCGGTGGTCGCGATCTGGCGCGACGAGAGCAACGGCGTCCTCACCCTGGCCACGGCCTGGAACGTGACGAACACGGTGATCCTGGGAGCCTTCGTGGCCACGGCGATGAGAGAGGCGAAGCGGCTGCGGCATCCCGGTGTCGCGCGGGTACCGGCCGCGGCCGCCCCGGTGCGCACCCCGATCACCGTGGTCGCACGCCCGGACGTGGTCGTTCCGGTGCGCGCCGAGGTGGCCTCGTGACCTGGGGGAACCGGCTGCGCCTGGCCCTGGGGCTGCTCATCGTGCTCGTGCTCGTTGCCGCGTTCACGCTCATCTTCAACCAGCGCCAGACCCAGGCGACCAGCACGTCCGCGACGATCGACGCCGAGTCGTTCCCCGTCGGCACGGACTACGGCGGGCTGGTCACGCAGCAGTTCGTGAAGTCCGGCGTGCGCGTCGCGGCCGGCCAGCGGCTGTTCGCCGTCCAGAGCCTGCGCCTCCAGCAGGACATCGCCTCCGGGCTGCTGAACCCGCGGACGGCTCCCTACCCGGTCGCGGCCGACGGGACGGCCACCGTGGTGGCGGCGGTCTCCGGCACGATCTCGTCGATCGACATCCAGGAGGGCGCGTACGCACAGGCCGGAACCGTGCTTGCCCACATCGACCGGCGCGGCTCCCTGTTCGTGCGGGCCGATTTCACCCTCACCGCGGGCGACTACTCCCGCGTCGCCGACGGCGCGCCTGTCGACCTCCTGCTCCCGAACCAGCGCGTGCTCACGGGCCGGGTCCAGAGGATCGAAGTGCAGACGGTGTCGGGCCGGGCGCAGTCGACCATCCTCGTCTCCAGCGGCGGGCTGGTCGAGGGTGCGGACGACGGGCTGATCACCCCGGGCACGCCGGTCACCGCGACCCTGCACCTGCGCGAGGACGGGCCGCTCTCCGGACCGAGCGACGCCTTCGCGGCCTTCCTCCGGAAGATCGGCCTGTGAGGCGCAGCCGCGCTCCGCTCCTGGTGGCGGCCCTGACGGTGGTGGGCCTGCTCGCGGCCGGCGCCCTCACCGCCTGCCAGCCGGCAGGAGCTCGCGGCGGGGACACATCGGCTGCATCCGCGGGGACGACGGACCCGCGCATCTTCCCGGACGCCGAGATCGCACCGCTGGTCACGACGCTGCCGCAGCGCAGCGTGGCCGCACCGCCTCCCATGCGACTGGCCCACGGGCTTCTCCCGCCGACGAACCGCTGGTTCTCCGGGCTGGTGTTCGGCGCGGGCCCGCAGCCGGTGTTCCCGCTGCCGCTCTCCTTCGGACTCACGGCCGGCGGCTTCGCCTTCGGGCTTCCCTCGGTGACCGCGACGGCGAAGACGATCGCCGGCGGCTACGATCCCGCGGTCACGGTGGACGCGTCGAGCGCGTCCGCGGAGGTCACCGCCTACGACGACGTGTCGGCGACCGTGTCGCTGCACTCGCGGGATGGGGCGGCGATCGGGCACGTGACGATCGCCGAAGGCTCCCCACTGGTGAGCTTCACCGCGGACGCGGACACGACGCTCACGACGTCGGCCGGCTTCAGCGGGGCGGCCGGCCCTGCTGTGGCCACGGTGGGGGGAACGGACTACGCGCTCGTCGCGCCCTCCGGCGCGCTCGACCGCTCCGGCCGCAGCATCGCCCTTCACCCGGGCCAGGCGGCGGTCTGGTTCCCGGTGCCTCGCGGAGCGAGCGCCGCGCGCGTGGCCGGCGCGATCTCCGGGCCGCTCCTCGGCGTCGGCACCGGCTACTCGGACGGAGGCGGCACAGCGACGACCCGCCTCTCCTACCGCGCCGCCGGGGGCTCCACCGTCTTCGGCGCACTCCCGGCGCAGCGGGCGCCCCGGAGCGGGGCGGACTGCTCCCTCGGCACGTACTCCACGATCTACGGCACGATGACGGTGTGCTCCGGCGACACGCTGGAATGGAGCGTCCCCGCCGTCACGCCCGCGGGCGCACTCGATCTCGGCACGCTCGACACGGAGACGAAGGCCGCGATCGTCGATCAGCTGCGGACGGACTCCGCCACCGTCGGCCCGCTGCCGTCGGACACCTACTTCGGCGGCAAAGCGCTGTTCCGCCTGGCGAATCTGCTCACGATCGCCCGGCAGCTGGGGGAGGACCGCATCGCCGACGGCCTGCGGACCCGGCTGGCGACCGCCCTGGCCGAGTGGGCGCAGCCTGCCCGCTGCGCCTCCGCCCCAGCGCGCTGCTTCGTCTACGACCCGGCCATGCGCGGCGTCGTCGGACTGACCGCGTCGTTCGGGTCCGACCAGTTCAACGACCACCACTTCCACTACGGCTACTTCCTCTACGCCGCCGGAGCGCTGGCGACCGACGACCCGTCGGCGGTCCGGCGCCTCGCCCCGGTGATGAACCTGCTGGCCGCCGATCTCGCCACGAGCGGCCGGAGCAGCTACTTCCCCGAGCGCCGCACGTTCGACCCGTACACCGGCCACTCCTGGGCCTCGGGCTACTCGCCGTTCGCCGACGGAAACAACCAGGAGTCGAGCTCCGAGGCGGTGAACGCCTGGAACGGCCTCGCCCTGTGGGCGACCGCTAGCTCCCAGCCGGCGTTGGCTCGTGAGGCCGGCTGGATGCTGTCCGCCGAAGTCGCCGCCGCGCGCGCCCTCTGGACGGACGCCGACACCTCCGCCTTCGCGGGCTACGCGCATTCGATCGTCTCCCTGAACTGGGGAGGCAAGCGCGACTACGCCACCTGGTTCAGCGCCGATCCCAACGCGATCCTCGGCATCCAGCTCATCCCGATGGGACCCGTCTCGGGCTACCTGAAGGCGAGCGGCTCGCGGATCGGGCAGAATCTGGCCGAGGCGGCTCCCTCGGGGTACGGCGTGCCGTTCGGGGACTACCTGCTGATGTACCGGGCGCTGCAAGGCCCAGCAGGCCTGGCGGCGGCCCGCGCAGCGGCCGGGAGTCTGCCGGACAGCGCGATCGACGACGCCGACTCCCGCACCTACCTGCTCGCGTGGCTCGCGGCCCGGCACTGAGCCGGGGCGGTCCCCTTATGCGGACGGCCGCAGCCGCACCACCTCCACCCCGGACCGGAACGCCTCCCGCTCCACGACCTCCAGCCGGATGCGCTCGCGCAGGCCCGACAGCAGCGTCGGCCCGTGCCCGGCGAGCACCGGCTGCACGACGAACACGTACTCGTCGATGAGTCCCAGGTCCGCCAGCGCGAGGGGGAGGGTCACCCCGCCGACGAAGAGCCCGTCGCCCGGTTCCTGCTTGAGCCGTTCGACCGCCTGGCGCAGGTCGCCGCGGAGCAGCTCGGCGTTCCAGTCGACCTCGTCGAGCGTGGTCGAGACGACGTGCTTCTTCGCGGCGTCGATGGTCTCGGCGAACGGGCGCTGCCAGTCGTCCATCCACTCGGGCCACGCGCCCGACGGCGGCCGGCGCCAGGCCGCCTCCATCATCCGGTAGGTGACCCGGCCGAAGATCAGGGCGTCGGCCCGCGCCAGCTCGGCGGTCCAGAAACGCATCGACTCCTCGTCGGGCGGGAGGGCCGCCTCGTGGTGGCAGCAGCCGTCGAGCGTGACGTTGATGGAGTATCGGAGCGGTCTCATCCCAGTCTCCCTCGCTGTGCCGGCTCCCCGGTCCGTGGCGCCTCGCTTGGACGGTACACCGGCGGCGGTGCAGCGGGTGGGTTAGCATTTCGGAATGACCGAACCGGCTCCGATCGAAGACGTCCCGATCGGCGGGGACGGCATCCGCCTCGGGCAGTTCCTCAAGTTCGCCGGGCTCCTCGACTCCGGCGGGAACGTGAAAGAGGCCATCATCGACGGCTACGTGACCGTGAACGGCGAGGTCGACCGGCGCCGCGGACGGCAGCTGCAGCTCGGCGACGTCGTCACGTTCGAGGGGCGCAGCGTCCGCGTCTGCCCGTGAGACGTTCGGGAACTCAGCGCTAGGACCGTCCCGCGCCCGGCCCCTCCGTCCCGTGCTGCAACCCCGCGCACAGCAGTTCCGCGAGCGCGGCAAGATCCTCGCGCGCGACCTCCGCGGCTCCCGACGCGTCCCCGTCGACCTCGGCGCCGATCCCTGCGCCGGCCGCCTCGTCCCGGAGCGGGGGCGTCGTCACGATCGCGCCCCACGCCAGCGCCGCCGCCCGGAGCCGCCTGTTCCCGATCGGGATGCGCAGGCTGCCGGCGAGGACCTTCTCGATCGTCGCATGCAGGGCGCGGCGGTGGGCGGCCAGGTTGGCCCTGACCTCCGGGTGGGAGTGCTGCTCGCGCCAGACGATGACGCGGAGCACGTCGGAGTCCGCCTGCACCCGGAACAGCTTCTGGCTCAGGTTCAGCAGCGATCGCACGGGGTTGCCCGGCTCGATCAGCGGCTCCGGATCGATCGTGCCCGGGCCCAGTCGTTCGCCGACCAGCGCGCCGAGGATGTCCTTCTTCGACGGGAAGTAGTAGAACAGCAGCCCCTTGGGGACCGCCGCCGCCGCGGCGATGGCCGAGGTGGGGGTCGCGTCGAAGCCGCGCTCGGCGAACAGGGTCTCGGCCGCGTCGAGGATCCGGGTGCGCGCCTCCGGTGGCTGGTCCGCCACGTCGCCGTCCTTCCCGCAGTGTGTCGACAGGGTGCGAGGGGCCGGTCCCGGCCCCTCGCGTGGGTTCGTGCTAGTGCGTGGCCTGCGGATGGTGCATCTTCATCGCCGGCTGCACGGCCAGGAGGCCGGCGGCGAGGGCGACGACGCCCGCGATCCACGAGGTCCAGGCGGCCCCGGCGTTGGAGGCGTAGTTGCCCACCCACGGCGAGATGATGAGCAGGGCGCCGAGGGCGACGTGGATCCACTCCATCGAGACCAGGCCCGGCATCGCCAGGCTCCAGACTCCCGCCGCGACCAGCAGCACACCGAGGACGAGCATGATCGGCAGGGACGCGCCCGTGTGGGCGGTCCAGATCGTCGACAATGCCACGTAGAGACCGGCGGCGACGGCCACCCAGTCCTGCCAGCGAGTCCACTTCTTCATCGACACCAACATCCTTTCGTCAGTCGGCTCCCGATCTGGGGGTCATGTTCGATTTTAGAATTGATTGACCGGCCGGTCAATGCGCCGATCAGCTCAGGTGGCGGCCCTCCGCGCGGCCGGCGGCGCGGAGCTCCGCCGACGCCGCGTCGAGCTCGGACCACGGTCCTGCGACCCCGAGGACGGCGATGCCGGCAGTGCGCATGATGACGTCCTCGCCGGCGAGGAGGGACGCCAGCTCCTCCATGCCGGGGTTGTGGCCGACCAGCAGCAGGGTGCGGACGTCGTCGGGAACCTCGCGCACGATGTCGAGGAGCCGGCCGGCGGACGCCGCGTAGACGCGGTCCTCGAACCGGACGGGGGGCGCGGGCGCGAGCTCGGCGGACACGAGCCCCCACGTCTCGCGGGCGCGCTGCGCGGGGGAGACGATGGCGAGGTCGAGCGGGCCAACGTCGGTCGCGAGCCACCGGCCGGCGAGGGGAGCCTGCGCCTGTCCGCGCTCGGCGAGCGGCCGCTCGACGTCCGGCAGGGACCCGGACCAATCCGACTTGGCGTGGCGGAGCAGGACGAGGGTGCGGTCGGTCGTGGTCACGAGGCCAGTGTGCCGCACCGGCGGGCGGCGCGGCAGCGGGTCGTGGTGGGGCCCACCTCATACCGTGCCGTGGCCCCGGCGAAGTCGCTCCTCACGACGCGTCGAGCACCTCGCGGAGGCGCGCGGCGAACTCCCGGGGCTTTCCGGGATAGCCGGAGTCCTCCGCCGCGAAGCCGCCGTGGTGGCTCGGGAAGACGACCGGCTCCGTCCCGAGCAGCCCCGCGACCGCGGCCGACGTGCGGCCGGTGAAGAGGCCCTCCGACTCCTCGCCGACCGCGATGACGACGCGGGTGGGCGCCGCGGTCAGGGCGTCGATGTCGGGGCGGTACTCCGTGATCGCGACCGAGCGCTCCGAGAGCAGCGGGTCGTCGCGGGAGCCGTCGTCGGCCGCCGGCATCCCGAACATCGCGGGATCCGGAGCGGGCAGCGCGAAGTAGTCGTCGGTGAACTCGCCCCGCCACGAGGTCATCATGATGAACGCGGCCATGCCCGCCCCGAAGCCGCGCTCGTCGTATGCGGCGTGCACCGCCGCCAGCCCGCGCTCGGCGGCCGCCGCGTCGGGGAGGACTCCCGGCAGCGGCGGCTCGTGGGCGACCAGCGTCCGCACGTCGTCCGGGTGCGCGGCCACCAGCGCCAGTGCGGTCACCGCTCCGCCGCTGCTCGCGAACAGGTCGACCGGTCCGGCGCCGAGCGCCTCGATGATCGCGTGCACGTCCTCGGCCTGGATGGTCGGCGTGTTGGTGACCTCGCCGTCGCTGCGCGTGCTGCGCCCGAGGCCACGTGGGTCGTAGGTGACGACGACCCGGTCCGGCAGGTACGACGCGAGGGCGCGGAAGCCGCTCGCGTCCATCGGCTGGCCGATCATGACGAGCGGTGGATGATCGCCCGCCCCGGTCTGCGCCTCCTGGACGTCGTAGACGACCTCGGCGCCGGGCGTGCTGATGGTGCGCGTTTCCATGTCTGCCTCGTCTCCGTCGGCGAACGATTCCCCGCAACGGATGCTACGCGCTCGGGCCGCCGGAGGAACAGGGCTCCGGGAGTCCCGGCGGGCGCTCCCAGCCGCGCGCACTACAGTGGCGTGGCCACCCCGTGTCCAAATTCGCCGATCGGAGACCCGATGGCCCACGCCCACTCCCATTCGCACGGCCGCGGCGACCGCACCCCGAAGGCGGGCCGGACGCTCCGCGCTGTGGTCGCCGGCGTCCTGATCGCCGCGGCGCTGGCGACGGCCGCCGGGCTGGCGCTGCTCTGGCCCGACCACGCGAAGGTCGCGACCGCGTCGTCGAAGATCGAGTTCGCGCCGAAGGGGACCACCTTCCCGACCGGGAAGATCGTCGCGCTCCAGAACGGCTGCCCCGGATACTTCTCGTCCGGCGCCGCGACGACGGCGCCGGGCGACACCCGCGCGTGCCAGCTCGCCGGGGTGCAGCTGCTCGACGGGAAGAACCAGGGGCGCACGGTCACGATCCCGGTGCTCTGGCCCTACGCGAGCGCCGGGCTGCACGTCGGCGACCGGCTCGAGCTCGTGCTGCCGCCGCAGTCCACGCCCGGCGGGACGCAGGGACTCACCGTCAACGGGGTGATCCGGGACCAGGCGCTGTGGGCGTGGGCGATCGTGTTCGCGATCGTCGTGGTCGCCG of Leifsonia shinshuensis contains these proteins:
- a CDS encoding HlyD family efflux transporter periplasmic adaptor subunit, yielding MTWGNRLRLALGLLIVLVLVAAFTLIFNQRQTQATSTSATIDAESFPVGTDYGGLVTQQFVKSGVRVAAGQRLFAVQSLRLQQDIASGLLNPRTAPYPVAADGTATVVAAVSGTISSIDIQEGAYAQAGTVLAHIDRRGSLFVRADFTLTAGDYSRVADGAPVDLLLPNQRVLTGRVQRIEVQTVSGRAQSTILVSSGGLVEGADDGLITPGTPVTATLHLREDGPLSGPSDAFAAFLRKIGL
- a CDS encoding glycosyl hydrolase, which produces MRRSRAPLLVAALTVVGLLAAGALTACQPAGARGGDTSAASAGTTDPRIFPDAEIAPLVTTLPQRSVAAPPPMRLAHGLLPPTNRWFSGLVFGAGPQPVFPLPLSFGLTAGGFAFGLPSVTATAKTIAGGYDPAVTVDASSASAEVTAYDDVSATVSLHSRDGAAIGHVTIAEGSPLVSFTADADTTLTTSAGFSGAAGPAVATVGGTDYALVAPSGALDRSGRSIALHPGQAAVWFPVPRGASAARVAGAISGPLLGVGTGYSDGGGTATTRLSYRAAGGSTVFGALPAQRAPRSGADCSLGTYSTIYGTMTVCSGDTLEWSVPAVTPAGALDLGTLDTETKAAIVDQLRTDSATVGPLPSDTYFGGKALFRLANLLTIARQLGEDRIADGLRTRLATALAEWAQPARCASAPARCFVYDPAMRGVVGLTASFGSDQFNDHHFHYGYFLYAAGALATDDPSAVRRLAPVMNLLAADLATSGRSSYFPERRTFDPYTGHSWASGYSPFADGNNQESSSEAVNAWNGLALWATASSQPALAREAGWMLSAEVAAARALWTDADTSAFAGYAHSIVSLNWGGKRDYATWFSADPNAILGIQLIPMGPVSGYLKASGSRIGQNLAEAAPSGYGVPFGDYLLMYRALQGPAGLAAARAAAGSLPDSAIDDADSRTYLLAWLAARH
- a CDS encoding dihydrofolate reductase family protein is translated as MRPLRYSINVTLDGCCHHEAALPPDEESMRFWTAELARADALIFGRVTYRMMEAAWRRPPSGAWPEWMDDWQRPFAETIDAAKKHVVSTTLDEVDWNAELLRGDLRQAVERLKQEPGDGLFVGGVTLPLALADLGLIDEYVFVVQPVLAGHGPTLLSGLRERIRLEVVEREAFRSGVEVVRLRPSA
- a CDS encoding RNA-binding S4 domain-containing protein yields the protein MTEPAPIEDVPIGGDGIRLGQFLKFAGLLDSGGNVKEAIIDGYVTVNGEVDRRRGRQLQLGDVVTFEGRSVRVCP
- a CDS encoding TetR family transcriptional regulator, with translation MADQPPEARTRILDAAETLFAERGFDATPTSAIAAAAAVPKGLLFYYFPSKKDILGALVGERLGPGTIDPEPLIEPGNPVRSLLNLSQKLFRVQADSDVLRVIVWREQHSHPEVRANLAAHRRALHATIEKVLAGSLRIPIGNRRLRAAALAWGAIVTTPPLRDEAAGAGIGAEVDGDASGAAEVAREDLAALAELLCAGLQHGTEGPGAGRS
- a CDS encoding SPW repeat protein, translated to MKKWTRWQDWVAVAAGLYVALSTIWTAHTGASLPIMLVLGVLLVAAGVWSLAMPGLVSMEWIHVALGALLIISPWVGNYASNAGAAWTSWIAGVVALAAGLLAVQPAMKMHHPQATH
- a CDS encoding histidine phosphatase family protein — encoded protein: MTTTDRTLVLLRHAKSDWSGSLPDVERPLAERGQAQAPLAGRWLATDVGPLDLAIVSPAQRARETWGLVSAELAPAPPVRFEDRVYAASAGRLLDIVREVPDDVRTLLLVGHNPGMEELASLLAGEDVIMRTAGIAVLGVAGPWSELDAASAELRAAGRAEGRHLS
- a CDS encoding alpha/beta fold hydrolase, which gives rise to METRTISTPGAEVVYDVQEAQTGAGDHPPLVMIGQPMDASGFRALASYLPDRVVVTYDPRGLGRSTRSDGEVTNTPTIQAEDVHAIIEALGAGPVDLFASSGGAVTALALVAAHPDDVRTLVAHEPPLPGVLPDAAAAERGLAAVHAAYDERGFGAGMAAFIMMTSWRGEFTDDYFALPAPDPAMFGMPAADDGSRDDPLLSERSVAITEYRPDIDALTAAPTRVVIAVGEESEGLFTGRTSAAVAGLLGTEPVVFPSHHGGFAAEDSGYPGKPREFAARLREVLDAS